The window AACGCTGTGATAGTTTGGCTTGCCCATAACATTGACCAGCAGGCTGTCGTAGTGGAGGACAGTCCCAATATACACAAAATCAGTGTAGGTGTCGCCGCATTTTGAAACCGCCTTGTAAAACCAGTTGCGCAGCTTCTCCCGCTGTTCTGGCGTCCGAACGTTTTCATCATTTTCAATATCATCAAGAACAATGAGGTCTGGCCTCCAGTTTTTGTGCTTTAGGCCACGGACTTTTTGCCCCGCACCCTTTGCCTGAACCTTGATTTTCGTTTTGGTGACAATAACGTCCTCACGCCACACGTCGCCGGCAACAGGGCCAAAGTCTTCAAGAATGGCCGTATTTTCCTCCAGTTCATCACTGATCGCTTCCAAAAAGCCTGCGGCCTGCGGGTAAGTATCCGATAAAATGAGGATATAGTGCTTATATTGATAAACGATCGCGTGAAGGTCGTCTTTGAAAGTGAGGTTGGTGCTCTTGGCATGACCACGGGGTGCCGCTACCGCATAATGGCAGCCGGACTGTGAATCAATCAGTTTGGGTTCGGAGTATGGGTTAATCTCTTTTAAAACGCCCCCGCTCCAAATGTCATCCAGTTCTTGGTGAAATTCAGGGGAAGGTTTGCTGAAATAATGAGGAAGATAGGCGCGCCCGAAAAAAGAAAGGTCAAATGCCCCAAGCTGCTTTCTTATTCCGGATTCACCAGTTAGGGCTGCTCCAGCGGTCAGTTGTTTTTTAAGTGATTGCCGCTCTTTGGCATGATCCTTGAAGGAGACGGTATCGAGATGCTTTTTAATCAGCTCTTTTAAAGCTTTTAAATCCTGTTCACTTTTATCGCCTTCATCGCTTGCGGCAGGGGTCATGATTTGGTAAAGTTTGTTTAATTTTTGCCTTTTGGTATTTATCAATTTCACAACCTCCTTCATAATTCAATAGATTGGCTTGTATGCCCCCAAGTGCGTTGCTATTTGGACTGGTGTAATTTTCCTGACCTTGGCTAAAAACTGTTTTTAAACGGTTTTAAAAGGGTTTAAAGCCAAAAGAAAAGAACCTGTACGGATTCTCCTGCATTTTGGCTGTGCGTTGCCATCCAAACAGCAGTTATCTGTAAGGTTCTTGCTTTTTATAGCAGCCTTTCGCGGTTCGGGGACGAATCAACCCGTCCCGCATCCGGGCATTTGTAATCTGTTTTAAAACTCTTTTAAAACCTCAAGGGACAGATAAGTAATTTTTGGCTTTCCCAAAATGCTGATTTCAACTTTTGCGCGTCGGCGATGCCGGTCAATTTTCAATATTTTTATGTTTTGCCCTGTGAGCGGCCCGCTGATGACCTGATAGCCTCCCATTTCTACAAACCGGACGGTCGACGGCTCCAGCGGATTCTCCCACGTAATGATCCAATCTTCTTCATTGGGGGATAGCGGGGAGGGTTGCCCACCGTTACCAAGGAGTTTTATAATTCCGCTAGTTTCCTTAAGCACATAAAACAGAGCGGCTGTGTAATCAATCTGAACGAAAACATAACTGGGAATCAAAATGTACTCGCGCTGGAGCCATTTACCGCCTGACCGTAACACCCGCATTTCATGCGGTACAGAGGCGTGAATTCCTTTGTGCGCCAACTGTTTCCGAATCTGATCTTCCATTCCGGTCATGACCTGAAGCACATACCATTTCATCCGTTATCCCTCCGATTGCTGCGCACTTTCCTTTTCTTTGGTGAGGACATCCATTACCTGCTTATATAGGTCAGGATGCTTTTTGGACAGAATATCGAACAGCAGTGATTGGTTGGCATCCAAAGCGGTCTCTGTATCAGTTTTATTTTGCAGGTCGACCCGGCGCTTATATCCGGCAGCGCGGATCAGGCTGCTTGCTTCTTTCAGAAGCTTAGCCGGCTCCATGTTCTCCCAACTGTCCTGATCTACGCTGGATATCGCATTAAAAACATTTTGGGAAGCCACCCGCAAAATTGCCTCGGTGGTGTCAAGGTTCGGATATTTGTCCATCTCATCCATCATCATCTTCATGTTTTCCTGTGACATCTTCAGCATTTCGACGGTGGCAAGATATTTGCTGGCATACCGGCAAACGGACATTTGCGACGCCGTAACATGGTTCTGACTAAGGTACTGTACAACGTCCTTGTATGACTGCCCGCTCAGCAGCATTTGCTCAACGGTATTTTTCAGATCATCCGGCAAAGTGTCAATTTTTCCGGAACTGCGATTACGCTTTCTGGCCATCCCACCACCTATGCCTTTATCATGTTGTCGATAATGTCCCCGCCCAGCAGCCTGATACCTTTTTCCGTAACTTTGGCCTCCAGCAACGCATAATCGGCATCAGCAATGTTAGCCGGCGCTTTGGTTGCAGCATTCCTAAGAACAATATAACCCGCTTCACCCAAAAAATTTATGCTGTCAAGATATTCCGTTTCGGACATCTCGGCGTCCACTGCATATTTGACATCCTTCAGTCGTTCAAATTTGTGCCGCAGAATATTGATGGTACGCAGAACCATCCCGTTGTTTTCCATAAATTTGCCAGCCCGCATTTTTCGTAGCATTTCATTATTGTCCATGATTTTCCCCTCCCTTGTTCATTTGATAGATCATGTCATAGATGCGGTCAAGCTTCTGATCGGTTGAGGCCTGAGTTCGATAAAAGTCTTCTTTAAACAGACATTTTTCTTTCAACTCTCCCATATCCGCTGTAAGCTGTTTGATATCATCACGAGATTGATTTTTATAGGACTTGAAATCGTCCTGAGTGACATAAGTTTGCTTGATGATCTGAATGTCTTTATCGTGCCCGTCGGTTTCCGCGATTGTGCGCTTTAGGAAAAAACTGATTATCCCAATAGACAAGGTAACCAACGTTGTTACTATCCACCAAATCTCCGTACTCATACTCAATCCTCCGCACATAAAAAAATAGGGTATACCATGCATTACCATGAATATACCCTATTTAAATGTATCTGTCTAAACACGTTCTTCCCGGAAGTCCTTCCATTATCCGCTTTTTCCAAATAAGCTTGTTTGGCCCTCAATGCGCTTCAAATTGGCAGTAATGGCGCGGATGGTTCTGTCGCTAAGGTTGTACTTCTGAGAAAGCTCAAGCTCATTGCGACCATTATACAACGACCGGATTTCGTTGTCACGTTTTTCTTTTACCAAGGTGTCTTTCTGCAGAATACGGATTTGGTTTCCACCAAAATTTTCAACAAGTTTTCTGTAGTTTTCAATTCCAATCAGTTCCGCAATTTCAAGCTGCTCTCCGATCAGGTCATCCAGTATGATAGTATCTAAAAGGTTCATTGCGCATTTTCCCTCCCGACCCGTTGCTCCGCGCTGGATATGTACTTCTTTAAAATCTCAATCAGCTGGGAGCCTTGGTGATAATTCATCCAGCGGAAAGGCTGCTGCGCGTTGGCATCAATTTGGAATTGCCGCTTGATGATTCCGCATAGCCGGGTTCCGATGGGTGAGCTGCTCGGTTGCCGGTCACATCCGGCCAGCTCGTACATTAGCTGCCATACCTTGTTTTGCTGTCCGGAGGTCATTCCAGAGGAGACTGGCGCGTTTCGCTTTTTTGCCGGTTTCGGGGGAGCCGTAAGATGCAGCAGTTTTACACGTTCCAGTAATTCATGTTCCACGGCTTTAAACTCATTGTCGGAAAGCTGGCTGACGTGCTCCTTGCCTGTAATCCCATAAACCAGCGTATGCAGCTCATCATTTTTTATAAGGCCCAGCACACTGCCAAGTTTGTAAATCCGCTGAATTTGTATTGTTGTCATCATTCCGTCCCCCTTACTGACCTTGATTAATTTGCTTCGATCTGAATTTTTGGCGTTTCCTCAACCACAACCGCGCTGTTAATTGTGTTCATCACATCTTCCATGTCAGTCTCCGAATCCCGCTTGTTTACTTTCATAAGCTGGAGAAAGCTCTCCCAAGTAGCTGCCTCGGAAACAAAATAAGCATACTGTTCAGCATCCGCTTTACTGAAACCACCAAGAGTCATCAGATTTTTAACATCGGTCTTAAAGTTAGCCCCCTTCAGCTTTTTCCCCAGCACTGTCTTGACATCATCACTGCGGGGGAGCTGCCGGATCACCTGTTCTACAGTCATTTTAGTGTAACTCTTTTGCCACAGATTGGTGAGCATCCGGGAAGCCGGCGCGGAAAGCTTGTATTTCGTTTCCTCGGTAACGGCATCGGAATAGGCACTTCCGAAAATCTGTTTAAAAAAGCTGGGATAGATCTGTTTCAGGTTTTCGGACATCGTTGCGGTGACTTTGTTGGCGTTGGTACCGGAATAGGCCACCGTTTTCAGTTTGGTGTTCTTCAGGTCATCATCGCAAAGTTTTAAGAAAAAGCCTTCTATTTCGTCCTGTTCTGTTTTCAGTTTGTCAATTTCGCCTTTGACATGAATTAAACGGTCAACCTTGCTCTGAATTTCACCGCGATCATATTCCATGCTTTTCACCAAGTTCCTTTGATAGTGCCTTCGCACAGGCCAAACAAATATCTAAGCCTGCAACCTGTTTCACGTTCTCAGTTCTGCCGCAGAAGCGGCATGTAGGAACGTGCGGCTTAATTAGGATACCTTCCCGCTGGGTCTCAATGTCGACTGCCATACCGGGCTGAAAGCCGGTATCAATGCGTATTTGCTTTGGGATGGTAATGCCACTTTTGGACGTTAGTTTTTTTGATGCCTTCATTTTGATTCCTCCTAATTTAGATTTTGGGTAGCTTCCGTATTTTGTCAGTGTGCCTATGTACCACGGTGAGAAATTCCTTATCTTCCCCAAAAACCAGCCAGTTATCAGGGCTTAGCCTCAGACTGGAGATGAGGATTTTTTGTTTCCGGGTGGGCCGTTTTCCATGCTTCATTTTTAAATCCGCTCCCAATCGTAATTTCCTCACTCTGCATTTTCGCGGGCTTGTGACCGCCTTCGGCTGCATTAAGGCGGGGCCAGCGGCCCCTAACCGATTTTGACATGTCCAGTATTGGCATCATCGTGAATAAACGCTTTTTAAAGTTTTGATAGATCAGATCCGGAAAGCTTACTGAGTGCAACCATCAGCTTTTCCGCGCACGATTTACAAATCCACAGATCGTGATATTTTGTCGATAGGATTTTCCCATCGAAATATAGCGTTTCGGGGATGCTGAGTTTCAGCACTTTTGCAGCGTCGTGGCAGCATCCGCAAAGGCAATTATCGTATTTGCTCACTGTGCCACTAAATGTAACATCAAGTTTTTCCATCAGTTTTTCACCCGGCCCAACTTCTCAGCATCGAAGCAGCCGCGATAACCTTTCAGCATCACGACCACGCTGCCACACATATCCCATGGCAAGCTGTCCACCGTCCATACAACGCCAAGATGCTTCTGTGCTTCCGGGCAGTTGATCATAATTACCTGATCGCCGGGATGCAGATCACACTGATCGGCGGACTTCCTCAGATTGCGAATTAACCTTTGACTGCTCATGCTCATTCTCCTCTTCATTAGAAATTTTATAAATTCTTGCCGGATGACCATTGAATAAACGGGTTTTTCGGTGTCCTTTAATCACTCTGCAAAGATAGGGAACTCTTGTACCGCATATGCGGGCCAGCTCGGTCAGAATATCCACTACCGCCAGCGGCAGCTCATATTCGGAGGTATCAGTGATCAGGTACAATCTCCCCAGCGCCCTTTCTCCTCATAAGATTTTAGGCAGCATGGCTGGAGGGCATAGCCACGCCGCCACCGAATCCCCACTCTGCATTTACACGGGCTTGTGACCGTCATCGGCTGCATTAGGGAGGGGCACCTGCCCCACTGTATTTTGGCTTTTTTACCACGGGTGCCGTCCGCGCATATTGTCGTTATGGCTTTTTCTCCGAAAACGGTTACTTTTTTCGGCCTGTGCCGACCGAAAATCCTGCTCAATTGCTTTAGCCTTGTTGAGTTCTGCCTTGCGCGTGTCCTCTTCAGCTTTCCAGTTCTGCCACGTCATGCACCCGGAATGGCAGCCTATGTAACGATAGGAGCAGTCTTTGCAGGGCGGCGGCGTGATGCTCATCGGTTACCTCCCAGCAGCCGCGCCCGGTCGCCACGTGTAAAGGCCCTTAACCCTGCCCACGTTGGTGTCCATCCATAATAATGGCAAAGGCTCATATAAGACTGTAATGCTTTAACGGTCATGAGATTCTCCTTCTTTCCTTTAATAGGTGATTATGTGCATAGCTTTGGCCATGGCCAGCAGCCCTTGGTATGTGGTGTTTTCATTGTCTGCTGCGTTGCTGTACAGATTGACCGCCCCGCGCACACCCTGCTCGCTGCGCGCGACGGTGTGCAGAAATTCTATTTCCTTTTCGCTGTTGGCCAGCGCCGGGAACAGCAGCTTGATATCGTCTTTCGTAATGTGGGAGGTATGGCGTATTTCTGTCAATTTAGTGCGGTTTCGGATTTGAGCGAACGCCTCGCGGCTTTTTCCGACCTTGGTGGTGACCGTTTCGGCATTTCCCACCAGAATAACGCCTAACTCGGGGTTACTGTCGGCAAACGCGCGGATGGATTCGATGGTCTTAATCGGCAAGTGCTGCGCTTCATCAATGATAAGCACCTTACGGCTGCCGCGCAGGCGGCTGTCAATATCAAGCCACATATCATCTTTGCGCCCTGTCGGTAATTTCAGCTGACGGCATAGGAGTTTTAAAAAGGCTGTCACGCTTACTAAGCACGGATTCACCGTGACATAGATGGCACTGTTCGGATAATCATCAACATATTTTTTGGCGGCTTTGGTTTTTCCGATCCCGGCGTCGCCGCATTCAATGGCCAGCCCACCCTTCAGGTGGCATATCCGGATTGTTTCATATACATGCTTAGAAATGGATGTCGGTACGAAATCAGGGGAGCTATAGAGCGTTTCAGCCTCTTCGTTGACTGAAAAAATCTCCTTTAAGCGGGTCTCAAATTTTTCCACATCACCGTTATAAATTCCCTTGCGGTAAGTGCTGATCGTTCCGGTGCTATAACCTATCAACTCGGCGGCCTTGGACTGGCTGCCGGCCTTTGTTATGTATTCCTCCAATTTCTGCTGTAAATCCGAATTGTATTCCTTTGCCATAAAAAGCCCCTACCTTTCATTGTTTTTGATCATTCTCAATCTATCAATCTGCACCGGAGTACAGTTTGTGCCATTGGATACAGCAGCCAGCTGCTTGCGCTCTTCCGGGATAACCATTTCAACTACATTGGTATCCGGAGTAACTAAAAGGCCCTCACGATTTGATTTGGCGGCCCTAACAAAGAGGTCAAGCATATTGATGTGGCCATATTGTGATACGATATTTTCATGCTGCAGTTCAATAATTTCCTTGGTCTTACGGCGATAACTACGCTTTTTCTGCATTGCATGGGATAGTTCATCCTTGGTTGCAAAGTAGTCAAGCATCATATCCGTCTGTATTGGAGCGGTCAACATGAATTTTTCGTCTTCATCGTAAACTCGAACCTCATCCATTGCTTCCGGGTCAAACCGGACAAAAACTTTTTTACCCTGCAGCATAAACAGCTCGTCATTAAAGTAATAAATCTTTTCGCCACTGATTTTGACATATACACCATTTTGCGCTATCGTCTGCATACGTGTGCTGCGCATCATCATTAGGTTTAGATCTTCATCGGCGGCCTTGCGAATCTTACTGAGATGGGCGTTGTAAACCTCATTTCGCGTCTTGCCTCTGTCAGCGACCACCTTGCCGTTATAGACCTGTTGATTGAAGTAGCCTTCAATCATATCTTCAACCACCTGCGTCAGCTCGCCATCAGTTGGTATCTTACCAGCCTTCAGTTTTGATTTTAGCTTTTCCGGCTTGGCAACTACGTTTGACCCGCACCAAGTTTCAAATAACTGTGATAAAAAAGTAAAATTCCTAAATTCGCGCTCAATGATTTTTGCCTGTGCATTGCGAGGAATAGCATTGGTCATTTGTATGCCGAGCCGCGACAGGATCGGGGTCGGAAGCTTAATGTCGACATGACGTTTTCGCGTACGGTGACCCATGCCGCCGATATCATAATTCAAATATTCGCGCCCGTTATCTACATAGAGATACCGGGGAATTCCGTACTTTTTAATGGCCTTGCGCAGCGCACATAAGGTGGCGTCCGAGGAAGGATTATCCGTTACCACCCAGCCGACATAAATACCGCTTCGGGCATCTATAAAGGCTGACAGAGTCAAACGGTGCTGCTGCTGGGAGCCGTCATCCATTTGCGTAATAACATCGATGCTGTGACCGTCCGCAATCCAGTAGTCATTGCTTTCCATATCATCGTACAATCTGTCTACAAACACGCCACAGCGGTCATTAAAGGCTTTTTCTCCGGCACGGGCGAGTGTTGCCACAGGCATTGGGCATTCTTTTGACCATCGGTAGAAAGTATCATATGCCGGTATTGAAGGGAGCAGCTCCGGACGCTCCTGTTTGATAATCAGGTGTGTTGCTTCCACACATTTTTTAATTGTCAGCGCACGTTCATCAAGGTATGTATACATAAACAAATCCCTGATTTCAGGAGGAACACTTGATTTTCCTTTTTTCCAGTGGCCCCGTTTATCTATCAGGCCGTCCAGATCATTCCGTTTCAGGACCGCCTGTTTTCGATACAGGATATCTTTTGAAACTGGAAAATCCGAGCCATAATTATCCTTGCATTGTTTAACAAATGCTGCGTCGACTTTCGCTTTGGAGCCGGGCGTATTGTTTCGGAAGTTCTGCCAGTCCCTAAGAATTTGCGTCCAACGTTCAATTTCGTCACGCTGATCCGCAGTGAACCCTTCGAGCGGCTTGAGCTTTTTGGGTGCAGCCTTTTCTTTTGATCGTCGGAGCTGCTCCGGAACTTCTCCATATTTCTGTTTATAGTATTTTGACTGGAGGGGCTGTTCCAAGGCATCTATAGGGATTAAATACATTTTTCGATTTTTTCCATTGGTTGTTGTCTGACTTACCAACGAACCATTCAATGCTAATGATTTGATATACCTATCACTGCATCCCTTTAGCTGAGCCACTTCTTTAACCGTAAGAAGTTCCAATATATTCACCTGCCTTTCGGCTGATTTTGAATTTTAGCCTGCCATCATCGGCTGCAGGAGGCTGTCTCTGCAGAACGGAGCCACGCTCCGTTTCGGCTGGGTTTGTGCTATAATAAGAAAAAAGGAGGATGATTTTATATGCCAAGGGCTAAATTTGATTCAAATCAGGAACACATACTGCAAATGTTCGATGTTGCGAATTTAAAGAGTTATTCAACCGATTTGCTCTATGACGCTAAAATAATTTACAAAACTCAATTGCAAAAATACAGGGAGTGGTTTCTTAAAGACGATTTGAAGCGCACAGAAGATCGGATCAAAGCATTGGAATCCATGAAAATAGTACCGATTAATAAGACGCGCGTCTACATTGTTTCCTGCGATACCTTCATCTGCTTTGCTATGTATAATATGGACGAATGCGTTGTGGACAATCTTTGTGATGTCTTTGATTTAGTCGGGATTTCGCTGAACGAGGCCGAGTTGGTAAAGCCGAACTTTAGAAGCACCTTGTTTGTTTTCAAGGGAAAAAACCTACTTTTATCTGAAGAAATCTCTACTACCCAACTTGCCAAACTAATGGCTATTTTTTACAAAGAGAACTTAGTCAATTACTCCGGAGCTCGTTACGATTATTATGGGAAGCCACGTCGGGACACAAATCATCGTAAGTAACTGGCACGTTATATCTTTCAGCGTTTTTGCAAATTCCACGTATTTTCTCAAGTGCTTCCATATGAGAGGTTATCAAGCGTCTTGAGTTTACATCTGAAAACAAGTTCTCAAGCATTTTCATTTTTTTCGGTCTGCTTATAGTGACATCCTCAAATAAAATTCTTAGATAAATTTCTTCTAACACTTGTTCTTGCGCGTGTTTCTCGGCATAAGACTGTCTTTCCCGCTCCTGAATTTCTGCTTCAGGGGCGGCTTCTTTTTTTGTAATATCCATACATTTTCCTTTCTGCCCTGCCATCCTCGGCACAGGTGGGGCGGTTCCTGTGGACGGCCTTAAGGCCGTTTCGGCTGTCAACATTGGCAAAGGATCGCATCAATCTGTGTTCTGCTTGCTCGGGCGAAACTTCTGTAAAATACATGACCGGCGATTTCTTGGTTGAGGGCGTAGTGACCATCTGCGTAGTGCTTAATGAGCCAGACCTTACGGTCGTTCCATTTGTCCACATGCCTTTTCAGTGTGGTGACGTTTCTCCTGCTTCTCACATTACTGCCCCCTTCAATAGCTGCGGATGAAGTCGAGCAGTTCGCTTACCTTATCCGCGCAAAATTCAGGGTAGCACATTTCTATCGGTGACTCGTCCGGCAGGAAAGCACCGAACTCGCTGTTTTCAAGGTCGAGGCGGTCATCTTCGGTGGTGGCTTGATAAATACTCCAGCCTTTGAATGCTTTAACCTTTTTCATAGATTTGCTCCTTTTTACGCACTGCGGTGTTCCGAATATTTCTCATTGAAAATCTCTTCAATTTGGGTAATCTCGCTTTCGTTGAACTGCCTGATTCCGCGCATCTTATCAGTCAGATTCTGTGGCCAGATTCCAATGCATTTAGCAATTGACCTTAGCTCGATCCCTTTGAGTATAGATTGAGTTTTAACCCATGCACCAAGCGGCGTTAAAGGGCGCGGCTTCCGTTTTTTCACTTTATTTTTGCCTCCTGTTGTAATCCGTTAATTTATAACTAAATTCGATAGACTATAACGGTTTTGTGTGATATTATTATTTTGTATTATTACTAACCTATGACTATTATATTGCGTAATTATCGCAAAGTCAATAACATTTGCGTAATAATCGCAAATAATTTGCGAGGAGGTATCACATGACTCTTATAGATCGGATTACTAAAATAGCTAAGGACAATCACATTAGCGGAACTAAATTTGGCGAAATTCTTGGGCTTAGCAAAAGCCCTTTGACCGACTGGAAAAATTCAAAATCGAAACCTACACTCGAACAGATCATTAAGATTTGCGAATATTTCTCAATTTCTTCCGATGAAATCCTATTTGGAAACAAGACGAATTCATGCGTATCAAATGAAGAAGATTCCCTACTTCAAGATTTTAAAAAATTGGACAAGCGAGAACAACAAATCGTTCTTGGCAAAATTTCAGAAATGATTTATAATAAAAAAATGGAGGAAAGTTCCGAAAAACTCTCTTCCAAAGTATTATGGGATTTACTTGCTGATACAAGTTGTAAAGAGGCAGTAGCTTCTAAGCACAATGATTAATTTTTTTGCTTTAAAAAGTTAGTAATAACCAATAAGGGGGATTTAGTACTATGGGACTGTTTAAAAACAAAGAGCTTGAGAGAAGAGAACTAAAAGATTACAATGAAAAAATTAGAGTGATATTTAACGATGGGATTCCTGATGTTCCACAGAATACAATATGTGAAGTTGCCATATCGGATGAACAGATAGTTATTAATCCGCTGGTTGGCCCTGAACATAAAATTTATCTCAATATTTCTCAAATAAAAAGCGTAAGCGTTCTACCTTGGGGCGAATATGCTTTGAAATATCAGCACACTACTATATCTATACCTAAGAATTCACCCGGAAGAATATATTTAGTTATTAGCTTTCAAGCTTCAGACAATACATCTAAAATAATTAGCTTTTGGGGATCACTACAGTTCATAAAATTTGAGCATTTTTCCGATATTATTAACGCAAAAATTACCTCAAATGCTGTTTATCTGTAGAATGATTAAATATACATAGAAATGAATATTGTTTCATAATCAATTGAACTTTGTCACCGACGCAAATTATTTTTAAAGTTTGAATAAAGTCTGCCGAAACCCGCATAGAATCTAAATAGGAACTACTTCCTATTAGATGTTCTATTTACTTCCTATATTCCCATTGAAAAACAGTTGCTCTTCAAAAATTAATTTACAATCAGAATCCGAATCAGTTTAAAAAGTTTTAAAGTCTATTAAACACACAAAAGCCCTGTATATCGCCATTGTTGGAGATATACAGGGCTTTATTTTCTATTTTAAAAGGCTTTTTAAAAGGGTTTAAAGGCAAAATTAAAAGCAATTCAAGGTTTGGAAGTAATACTCCCAACA of the uncultured Caproiciproducens sp. genome contains:
- the terL gene encoding phage terminase large subunit, whose amino-acid sequence is MTPAASDEGDKSEQDLKALKELIKKHLDTVSFKDHAKERQSLKKQLTAGAALTGESGIRKQLGAFDLSFFGRAYLPHYFSKPSPEFHQELDDIWSGGVLKEINPYSEPKLIDSQSGCHYAVAAPRGHAKSTNLTFKDDLHAIVYQYKHYILILSDTYPQAAGFLEAISDELEENTAILEDFGPVAGDVWREDVIVTKTKIKVQAKGAGQKVRGLKHKNWRPDLIVLDDIENDENVRTPEQREKLRNWFYKAVSKCGDTYTDFVYIGTVLHYDSLLVNVMGKPNYHSVKYQAVLSFSASPLWDQWEAILIDKNNKNNEQDALTFFEQHREEMTAGTEVLWPEKLSYYNLMVMKISEGEASFNSEEQNEPIDPEDCLFNEERFDYYNPHDISFADKDFDFYGFVDPSLGKSKKSDFSAIITIAKSRSTGYMYIADADVERRLPSAIIEAVLGKAAWILKTFKKKYKSFGCETNQFQYFLKTELAKESAKRRIYLPIKEVQQTSDKVLRIQTLQPDIENKYIKFNRQHKRLLEQLQYFPMADHDDGPDALEGCRTIACGGNKKRIKVGKRRFGL
- a CDS encoding transcription termination/antitermination NusG family protein, with translation MKWYVLQVMTGMEDQIRKQLAHKGIHASVPHEMRVLRSGGKWLQREYILIPSYVFVQIDYTAALFYVLKETSGIIKLLGNGGQPSPLSPNEEDWIITWENPLEPSTVRFVEMGGYQVISGPLTGQNIKILKIDRHRRRAKVEISILGKPKITYLSLEVLKEF
- a CDS encoding phage protein Gp27 family protein gives rise to the protein MARKRNRSSGKIDTLPDDLKNTVEQMLLSGQSYKDVVQYLSQNHVTASQMSVCRYASKYLATVEMLKMSQENMKMMMDEMDKYPNLDTTEAILRVASQNVFNAISSVDQDSWENMEPAKLLKEASSLIRAAGYKRRVDLQNKTDTETALDANQSLLFDILSKKHPDLYKQVMDVLTKEKESAQQSEG
- a CDS encoding type VI secretion protein, with product MDNNEMLRKMRAGKFMENNGMVLRTINILRHKFERLKDVKYAVDAEMSETEYLDSINFLGEAGYIVLRNAATKAPANIADADYALLEAKVTEKGIRLLGGDIIDNMIKA
- a CDS encoding Mor transcription activator family protein — protein: MNLLDTIILDDLIGEQLEIAELIGIENYRKLVENFGGNQIRILQKDTLVKEKRDNEIRSLYNGRNELELSQKYNLSDRTIRAITANLKRIEGQTSLFGKSG
- a CDS encoding regulatory protein GemA yields the protein MMTTIQIQRIYKLGSVLGLIKNDELHTLVYGITGKEHVSQLSDNEFKAVEHELLERVKLLHLTAPPKPAKKRNAPVSSGMTSGQQNKVWQLMYELAGCDRQPSSSPIGTRLCGIIKRQFQIDANAQQPFRWMNYHQGSQLIEILKKYISSAEQRVGRENAQ
- a CDS encoding AbrB/MazE/SpoVT family DNA-binding domain-containing protein — protein: MKASKKLTSKSGITIPKQIRIDTGFQPGMAVDIETQREGILIKPHVPTCRFCGRTENVKQVAGLDICLACAKALSKELGEKHGI
- a CDS encoding AAA family ATPase, with the translated sequence MAKEYNSDLQQKLEEYITKAGSQSKAAELIGYSTGTISTYRKGIYNGDVEKFETRLKEIFSVNEEAETLYSSPDFVPTSISKHVYETIRICHLKGGLAIECGDAGIGKTKAAKKYVDDYPNSAIYVTVNPCLVSVTAFLKLLCRQLKLPTGRKDDMWLDIDSRLRGSRKVLIIDEAQHLPIKTIESIRAFADSNPELGVILVGNAETVTTKVGKSREAFAQIRNRTKLTEIRHTSHITKDDIKLLFPALANSEKEIEFLHTVARSEQGVRGAVNLYSNAADNENTTYQGLLAMAKAMHIITY
- a CDS encoding transposase family protein → MELLTVKEVAQLKGCSDRYIKSLALNGSLVSQTTTNGKNRKMYLIPIDALEQPLQSKYYKQKYGEVPEQLRRSKEKAAPKKLKPLEGFTADQRDEIERWTQILRDWQNFRNNTPGSKAKVDAAFVKQCKDNYGSDFPVSKDILYRKQAVLKRNDLDGLIDKRGHWKKGKSSVPPEIRDLFMYTYLDERALTIKKCVEATHLIIKQERPELLPSIPAYDTFYRWSKECPMPVATLARAGEKAFNDRCGVFVDRLYDDMESNDYWIADGHSIDVITQMDDGSQQQHRLTLSAFIDARSGIYVGWVVTDNPSSDATLCALRKAIKKYGIPRYLYVDNGREYLNYDIGGMGHRTRKRHVDIKLPTPILSRLGIQMTNAIPRNAQAKIIEREFRNFTFLSQLFETWCGSNVVAKPEKLKSKLKAGKIPTDGELTQVVEDMIEGYFNQQVYNGKVVADRGKTRNEVYNAHLSKIRKAADEDLNLMMMRSTRMQTIAQNGVYVKISGEKIYYFNDELFMLQGKKVFVRFDPEAMDEVRVYDEDEKFMLTAPIQTDMMLDYFATKDELSHAMQKKRSYRRKTKEIIELQHENIVSQYGHINMLDLFVRAAKSNREGLLVTPDTNVVEMVIPEERKQLAAVSNGTNCTPVQIDRLRMIKNNER
- a CDS encoding helix-turn-helix transcriptional regulator, whose protein sequence is MTLIDRITKIAKDNHISGTKFGEILGLSKSPLTDWKNSKSKPTLEQIIKICEYFSISSDEILFGNKTNSCVSNEEDSLLQDFKKLDKREQQIVLGKISEMIYNKKMEESSEKLSSKVLWDLLADTSCKEAVASKHND